The following coding sequences are from one Nicotiana tabacum cultivar K326 chromosome 1, ASM71507v2, whole genome shotgun sequence window:
- the LOC107818340 gene encoding F-box/kelch-repeat protein At5g42350-like has translation MTSERLTGEESIQQDLESLSVSKKLVRSVSQKLKKKNHRSGGGEEDDDRGVSLRCLMLYRRGGGCKVGADTGDELWDSCGRRRSNASEEGKGYAPICGNEETTVDCFAYGLREKFWRRTNRKSLELEAALQNKSMNVFLPDDILEMCLLRLPFMSVMNARLVCKKWRNLTMTPRFWRMRQEGSFQNPWVFLFGVVKDGCCSAEIHALDVSFNQWHKINSEILKGRFLFSVAGIHDDVYVVGGCSSLTNFGKVDKSSFKTHKSVLAFSPLMRTWRKAAPMKHARSSPILGAYEISSDCLIIRNQQTRGDRRFYRPRVGGVSDVYEDPHRLSVRRQFRYSLDENELTSLPSVKPYKFIKQKGEHSNKDQRRFLLIAVGGLGCWDEPLDSGEIYDSMSNKWTEIQRLPVDFGVACSGVVCNGMFYVYSESDKVAAYDIEKGYWVRIQISPFPPRVHEYHPKLICCNGRLFMLSVSWCEGEGQIGRRNKAVRKLWELDLMYLTWTEVSTHPDAPMDWNAAFVADKNFIFGVEMFKIFGQVLDFLTVGQVSGAGTSWSHISRNHLPHELDAASCLTKSMAVLHL, from the coding sequence ATGACATCAGAAAGGTTAACAGGAGAAGAATCTATTCAACAGGATTTGGAGTCTTTAAGCGTGTCGAAAAAGCTAGTCAGAAGTGTGAgccaaaaattgaaaaagaagaaccatAGAAGCGGAGGGGGAGAAGAGGATGATGACAGGGGCGTCTCCTTGAGATGTCTAATGCTATACAGAAGAGGGGGTGGTTGCAAAGTAGGTGCTGACACCGGCGATGAGTTATGGGATTCATGCGGTAGAAGAAGGTCAAATGCAAGTGAGGAAGGCAAAGGCTACGCCCCAATATGTGGAAATGAAGAAACCACAGTAGATTGCTTCGCTTATGGCCTGAGGGAAAAATTCTGGAGGAGGACTAATAGGAAATCTCTAGAACTTGAAGCAGCACTACAGAACAAAAGCATGAATGTGTTTTTACCGGATGACATCCTTGAAATGTGCTTATTAAGGCTTCCTTTTATGAGTGTCATGAATGCTAGGCTGGTGTGCAAGAAATGGAGAAACTTGACAATGACTCCTCGTTTCTGGCGAATGAGGCAAGAAGGTTCTTTTCAGAATCCATGGGTTTTTCTCTTTGGGGTTGTAAAAGACGGTTGTTGTTCTGCAGAAATACATGCATTGGATGTTTCCTTCAACCAATGGCACAAAATTAACTCTGAAATTCTGAAAGGAAGGTTTTTATTTTCTGTTGCCGGTATCCATGATGATGTTTATGTTGTTGGAGGCTGTTCTAGCCTTACTAACTTTGGGAAAGTTGATAAGAGTTCATTTAAGACACATAAAAGCGTGCTCGCTTTTAGTCCCTTGATGAGAACGTGGCGTAAAGCTGCACCAATGAAGCATGCAAGATCATCCCCTATTTTAGGAGCGTATGAGATCAGTTCAGATTGTTTAATTATTAGGAATCAACAAACTCGAGGAGACAGAAGATTTTACCGTCCAAGAGTTGGTGGGGTATCTGATGTTTATGAGGATCCTCATAGACTTTCAGTTAGACGCCAGTTTCGATATTCTCTGGATGAGAACGAGCTTACGTCCTTGCCAAGTGTGAAACCATACAAGTTTATCAAACAAAAAGGCGAACATTCAAATAAAGATCAAAGACGCTTTCTCTTGATTGCTGTAGGGGGTCTTGGATGCTGGGACGAGCCTCTGGATTCTGGGGAAATTTATGATTCCATGTCAAATAAATGGACAGAGATCCAGAGGCTGCCTGTAGATTTTGGAGTAGCTTGTTCGGGGGTTGTGTGCAATGGGATGTTTTATGTTTATTCAGAAAGTGATAAGGTAGCAGCATATGACATTGAGAAGGGCTATTGGGTTCGAATCCAAATCAGTCCATTCCCTCCCCGAGTTCATGAATACCACCCTAAACTTATATGCTGCAATGGACGGTTATTTATGCTCTCTGTCTCGTGGTGTGAAGGAGAAGGTCAGATTGGCAGGAGAAACAAAGCAGTAAGAAAGCTTTGGGAGCTTGATCTTATGTATCTCACTTGGACAGAAGTTTCAACACATCCTGATGCCCCAATGGATTGGAACGCTGCGTTTGTTGCTGATAAAAACTTTATATTTGGAGTTGAAATGTTCAAAATATTCGGGCAGGTGCTAGACTTCTTGACTGTTGGACAAGTATCTGGTGCTGGAACAAGCTGGAGCCATATCTCAAGGAACCATCTACCCCATGAATTGGATGCTGCTTCTTGCTTGACTAAATCCATGGCAGTGCTACACTTGTGA